From the Pontiella agarivorans genome, one window contains:
- a CDS encoding flagellar motor switch protein FliG codes for MTPEKRVAVVLASLDPDVAAKVMSELDPHIMTKAAESIRNLGIVPGNLYKKALAESVQELKAYGDAVHGNDSLAVGLLSKVVGEQQAASMLELGQMAGNRFGALVSRKPEEIARMLAAESSSVIAVVLRFLPSQLASETLSHIKEEIRNKVVIQIATAELPPERVIDQIEQHLVARLPASVKRKQDDTERIDSLVSIMQRSSKEVADAMLDELGKQDPALADLVRDRMFVFEDIARLDDAAVRRIMQELENGVLSTALRKASDEVRDRFLSNMSRRAADGLQEEMEYAGKMPFSEVLAKQKQVVQVARSLAEQGEIKIGSSEEEYV; via the coding sequence ATGACACCGGAAAAACGGGTGGCGGTCGTGCTGGCCAGCCTGGATCCGGATGTGGCGGCAAAAGTGATGAGCGAGCTGGACCCGCATATCATGACCAAGGCCGCGGAAAGTATTCGCAATCTGGGAATTGTGCCCGGGAACTTATATAAAAAAGCGCTGGCCGAAAGTGTGCAGGAGCTTAAGGCCTATGGCGATGCCGTTCATGGAAACGATAGTCTGGCTGTCGGGTTGCTCAGTAAAGTCGTGGGCGAACAGCAAGCGGCTTCCATGCTTGAACTCGGCCAGATGGCCGGAAACCGATTCGGTGCACTGGTCTCCCGCAAACCGGAAGAGATTGCGAGGATGCTGGCGGCGGAATCTTCGAGTGTGATTGCTGTGGTCCTGCGTTTCCTTCCATCGCAACTGGCATCGGAAACGCTTTCCCATATTAAAGAAGAAATCCGGAATAAGGTGGTGATACAGATTGCGACCGCAGAGCTTCCGCCGGAGCGGGTTATTGACCAGATTGAACAGCATCTGGTGGCGCGATTGCCGGCTTCTGTCAAACGAAAGCAGGATGATACGGAGCGCATCGATTCGCTGGTTTCCATTATGCAGCGCTCTTCGAAAGAAGTCGCGGATGCCATGCTCGATGAACTGGGTAAGCAGGATCCTGCATTGGCCGACCTCGTTCGTGATCGGATGTTTGTATTTGAAGATATTGCCCGTCTGGATGATGCCGCAGTGCGGCGGATTATGCAGGAGCTTGAGAACGGCGTCCTTTCCACGGCACTGCGCAAAGCTTCGGATGAGGTACGCGACCGTTTCCTGAGTAATATGTCGCGTCGCGCAGCCGACGGTCTGCAGGAAGAAATGGAATACGCCGGGAAGATGCCTTTCTCTGAAGTGCTCGCCAAACAAAAACAGGTTGTGCAGGTGGCCCGGTCGTTGGCGGAACAGGGCGAAATCAAGATCGGCTCTTCGGAGGAGGAATATGTCTAA
- a CDS encoding FliH/SctL family protein, whose amino-acid sequence MSNTIFMDSNVLAFVPASPEEETCSQSDQVDTAELERELRAALEAEYEERLEREVAARLAGERERFDRTLNQCTTNFDRCIGTLRKEIQANVVDLSIRMAEVIVRHELPDRDMLHNLIVKTLEPVSDLQGALVRLSSSDWNLFGEQISNGDHLGVGSTVQFAEDPNLAAGDVIVESRNGIFDARLNERLKLLKETLHERSGRKHP is encoded by the coding sequence ATGTCTAACACGATTTTCATGGATTCGAACGTTTTGGCTTTTGTGCCAGCTTCGCCGGAAGAAGAGACCTGTTCTCAGTCGGACCAGGTTGATACCGCCGAGCTCGAACGCGAGTTGCGGGCTGCGCTCGAAGCTGAATATGAAGAGCGGCTGGAACGCGAAGTTGCGGCCCGGCTGGCCGGAGAGCGAGAACGTTTCGACCGCACTCTGAATCAATGTACCACTAATTTTGATCGGTGCATTGGAACGTTGCGTAAAGAGATTCAGGCCAATGTGGTCGATCTCTCGATTCGCATGGCGGAGGTTATTGTCCGGCACGAATTACCCGATCGGGACATGCTGCATAACCTGATTGTGAAAACCCTCGAGCCGGTTTCGGATCTGCAGGGCGCTCTGGTGCGCCTCAGTTCCAGTGATTGGAATTTATTCGGTGAGCAGATCAGCAACGGCGACCATTTGGGCGTGGGCAGTACCGTGCAGTTTGCAGAAGACCCGAATCTGGCAGCCGGCGATGTGATTGTGGAGAGCCGGAATGGAATTTTTGATGCCCGTTTAAATGAACGTCTAAAGCTGTTGAAGGAAACCCTGCATGAACGTAGCGGAAGAAAACACCCGTAA
- a CDS encoding FliI/YscN family ATPase → MNVAEENTRNLLDFDDLFQGLEASTLARSEGRVVEVAGLTVKSVGPHASIGDLVWIEPLYGEGHRRIPCEVVGFHDRYVVSMPVERLGRIHPGARVIPGGRMKVGVGKELLGRVVDFMGRPIDEGPELEGLQQVDIERDAPPAMRRQSLSSVFETGVRAIDGVLTLAKGQRVGIFAGSGVGKSVLMGSLARNARSGVNVIALIGERGREVKEFIARNLGEEGLRRTVVVAVTSDQSPVSRLKGASTAMTIAEYFRDQGEDVMLMMDSVTRYAMAQREIGLAVGEPPTTRGYPPSVFSLLPQLLERAGASDVGTITAFYTVLVESDDMNDPIGDSVRGILDGHIVLSRKIASMGHYPAIDVPVSLSRLMNDIATPEHKELSSKLRSLLAVYQKAQDLVNVGAYVAGSNPQIDESLARIEGINSFLQQKPEEREGFEAMQQMLKAVLA, encoded by the coding sequence ATGAACGTAGCGGAAGAAAACACCCGTAATTTATTGGACTTCGACGATCTCTTCCAAGGGCTGGAAGCATCGACGCTGGCCCGCTCCGAAGGGCGCGTGGTGGAAGTGGCCGGGCTGACCGTGAAATCGGTTGGACCGCATGCTTCGATTGGCGATTTGGTGTGGATTGAACCGCTCTATGGTGAGGGCCATCGTCGTATTCCGTGTGAGGTGGTGGGGTTCCACGATCGCTATGTGGTTTCGATGCCGGTGGAACGCCTCGGCCGGATTCACCCCGGGGCACGGGTCATCCCGGGTGGACGCATGAAAGTGGGGGTTGGCAAGGAATTGCTGGGCCGGGTGGTGGATTTTATGGGACGTCCGATTGACGAAGGGCCAGAGCTGGAAGGATTGCAGCAGGTCGATATTGAACGTGATGCACCGCCGGCGATGAGAAGGCAATCGCTGTCCTCTGTTTTTGAAACCGGTGTGCGTGCCATTGATGGGGTGCTGACGCTGGCCAAGGGGCAGCGCGTAGGGATTTTTGCAGGAAGCGGCGTGGGCAAGAGTGTGCTGATGGGCAGTCTGGCTCGTAATGCGCGTTCGGGTGTGAATGTCATTGCGCTCATTGGAGAACGCGGCCGTGAGGTGAAAGAATTTATTGCCCGGAATCTGGGAGAAGAGGGATTGCGACGCACCGTGGTGGTGGCGGTTACTTCCGATCAGTCACCGGTCAGTCGGCTGAAAGGGGCTTCGACAGCCATGACCATTGCGGAGTATTTCCGGGATCAGGGTGAAGATGTGATGTTGATGATGGATTCGGTGACGCGCTATGCGATGGCGCAGCGCGAAATTGGTCTGGCGGTGGGGGAGCCGCCCACGACGCGCGGTTATCCGCCGAGTGTGTTCAGTCTGTTGCCGCAACTGCTCGAACGGGCGGGGGCATCGGATGTGGGAACCATTACCGCATTCTATACGGTTCTGGTTGAATCCGACGATATGAACGATCCGATTGGCGACAGCGTTCGTGGAATTCTCGACGGGCACATTGTGCTTTCGCGAAAAATTGCTTCCATGGGACATTATCCCGCAATTGATGTTCCGGTGAGTCTGAGCCGTTTAATGAACGATATTGCAACGCCCGAACACAAAGAGCTTTCATCTAAATTACGTTCATTGCTGGCCGTTTATCAAAAGGCACAGGATCTGGTGAATGTGGGCGCCTATGTGGCGGGGAGTAATCCGCAGATCGATGAATCGCTGGCCCGGATTGAGGGAATTAATTCGTTTTTACAGCAGAAGCCCGAAGAGCGCGAGGGATTCGAAGCCATGCAGCAGATGCTTAAGGCGGTGCTGGCATGA
- the fliJ gene encoding flagellar export protein FliJ, whose amino-acid sequence MKKFSFTFQYLLDAHRAKEQAAEHALRMAGSALAEAEQALAAMSETGARQTRALEQMTGVVRPLDYSIYRESVDFIHQQIAALKQVCSSKAEAVEECRAALRKEVTSRRILENLCDRERVEWAEALRAEEQKQMDELAVVRWSRQEVGV is encoded by the coding sequence ATGAAAAAGTTTTCCTTCACATTTCAGTATTTGCTGGATGCACATCGTGCCAAAGAACAGGCCGCGGAACATGCGTTGCGGATGGCTGGGTCCGCACTTGCGGAGGCGGAACAGGCGCTTGCTGCTATGTCGGAAACCGGTGCTCGACAGACGCGGGCGCTTGAGCAAATGACGGGTGTGGTACGGCCGTTGGATTATTCAATTTATCGTGAAAGTGTCGATTTTATCCATCAGCAGATTGCGGCGTTAAAACAAGTCTGCAGCTCGAAGGCGGAGGCCGTGGAGGAATGCCGTGCAGCGCTCCGCAAGGAAGTGACCTCGCGGCGTATTCTTGAAAATCTCTGTGACCGGGAGCGAGTCGAATGGGCGGAGGCGCTTCGGGCCGAAGAGCAAAAACAGATGGATGAGTTGGCCGTGGTTCGTTGGAGCCGGCAGGAGGTTGGGGTATGA
- a CDS encoding MotE family protein: MKIWCLMLSLVVAVLSGLLAFTAQSGHLPLQKARETDSASVQEEPRSVTPLISSQMGLVDELVESLQAAHEDLDAAKLRLDKREKNLQELYSTYLKLRKETGMLMDNLENQLVKVDEKEARNFKKLSGVYSKMEPASAAQSLKHMEAERVALILSQMDSRAMAAIMDEAVTISVDGSEYVAQWSDAMRRLDDGKDDA, translated from the coding sequence ATGAAAATATGGTGTTTGATGCTGAGTCTGGTGGTTGCTGTTTTATCCGGTCTGCTGGCTTTTACAGCGCAGTCCGGACATTTGCCGTTGCAGAAGGCCCGGGAGACCGACTCTGCCTCTGTGCAGGAAGAGCCCCGGTCTGTCACGCCGCTGATCAGTTCGCAGATGGGTCTGGTTGATGAGTTGGTGGAATCATTGCAAGCGGCGCACGAAGATTTAGATGCAGCCAAACTGCGTCTCGATAAGCGCGAAAAAAATCTTCAGGAACTTTATTCGACCTATCTCAAACTCCGGAAAGAGACCGGAATGCTGATGGATAATTTGGAAAATCAGCTCGTCAAGGTGGATGAGAAAGAGGCCCGGAATTTCAAGAAGCTTTCCGGGGTCTATTCCAAAATGGAACCTGCTTCGGCGGCACAATCGCTCAAGCATATGGAGGCGGAGCGGGTGGCTTTGATTCTCAGTCAGATGGATAGCCGTGCGATGGCTGCGATTATGGATGAAGCGGTGACGATTTCGGTGGATGGCAGTGAATATGTCGCGCAGTGGTCGGATGCCATGCGGCGGCTGGACGATGGCAAGGATGACGCATGA
- a CDS encoding flagellar hook-length control protein FliK, producing the protein MMNVDSTVVNAAPKNPKALKKSGDEAEDASGAEFALFLAEPETAEVPGSQGLEESPVAEIPVFQGGEESAVAEGGLFQGLEKKSAKAGEVVPDPEEVFSPKREPFPDGEDPFASAVFMPITELQVLRQVGMNSQLESAVEPESAASIAALEGKSAVISDAITRAPVQQEVPVLQPSLVSEKTIRLEQLADRFDQRLLSMVQRNEKVMRITVHPATMGRLTVLCREENSKLSVEIVAQNSGVRELIAGQEGAVRRLMQEHSVELGSFDVLMDQGQSGGRNFGSSPGSGHREARGTAPASNEEEELHAHRVMHKSGAVSLIA; encoded by the coding sequence ATGATGAATGTTGACTCTACTGTGGTGAATGCCGCTCCCAAAAACCCAAAGGCACTGAAAAAGTCGGGAGATGAAGCTGAAGATGCATCGGGTGCTGAATTTGCGCTTTTCTTAGCCGAACCGGAAACGGCAGAAGTTCCGGGTTCCCAGGGGTTGGAAGAATCTCCGGTGGCAGAAATTCCGGTTTTCCAAGGGGGGGAAGAATCTGCGGTGGCTGAGGGAGGACTTTTCCAGGGGCTGGAAAAAAAATCGGCGAAAGCGGGTGAGGTTGTGCCGGATCCGGAAGAGGTTTTCTCCCCGAAAAGGGAACCGTTTCCGGATGGTGAAGATCCGTTTGCATCAGCTGTTTTTATGCCGATTACAGAGCTTCAGGTGTTGCGTCAGGTGGGGATGAATTCGCAGCTGGAATCGGCCGTGGAACCGGAGTCGGCGGCTTCGATAGCGGCTCTGGAAGGGAAGTCTGCTGTAATCTCCGATGCGATTACCCGAGCACCTGTTCAGCAGGAGGTTCCGGTGTTGCAACCCAGTTTAGTGAGCGAAAAAACGATCCGTCTTGAGCAATTGGCTGATCGGTTTGATCAACGGTTGCTTTCTATGGTTCAGCGTAATGAAAAGGTGATGCGGATCACAGTACACCCCGCCACGATGGGGCGTTTGACGGTTTTGTGTCGGGAGGAAAATTCAAAACTTTCGGTCGAGATTGTTGCGCAGAACAGTGGGGTCCGGGAATTAATTGCCGGGCAGGAGGGGGCGGTTCGCCGGCTGATGCAGGAGCATTCGGTCGAGCTGGGCAGTTTTGATGTTTTGATGGATCAGGGACAAAGCGGGGGGCGGAATTTTGGTTCCAGTCCGGGCTCAGGACACCGCGAGGCCCGTGGCACCGCTCCTGCTTCGAACGAAGAGGAAGAACTGCATGCGCATCGGGTGATGCATAAAAGCGGTGCAGTTTCTTTGATTGCTTAA
- a CDS encoding flagellar hook capping FlgD N-terminal domain-containing protein, with product MEIESLYERSSATTTALTGVAGGELGKNEFLQMLVTQMQSQDPMEPMDNAQMTAQLAQFSALEQMENLNSQFEGFQQSSTAAMSLMNSGQPVVMELSDGSSVEGVLEKVQWMGGETQFVVDGTTYSSGDVTSLQTAETPADPAEETA from the coding sequence ATGGAAATAGAAAGCCTATACGAAAGAAGCAGCGCAACGACGACCGCTCTAACCGGCGTCGCCGGCGGTGAGCTTGGTAAAAATGAATTCCTGCAGATGCTGGTGACGCAGATGCAAAGCCAGGATCCAATGGAACCGATGGACAATGCTCAGATGACCGCCCAGTTGGCGCAATTCAGCGCTCTGGAACAGATGGAAAATCTAAATTCCCAGTTCGAGGGCTTTCAGCAAAGTTCAACGGCAGCAATGTCGCTGATGAATTCAGGCCAGCCTGTGGTCATGGAATTGAGTGATGGATCCAGCGTTGAAGGCGTACTGGAAAAGGTACAGTGGATGGGTGGCGAAACACAATTTGTGGTGGATGGGACGACCTACTCCAGCGGAGATGTAACCAGTTTGCAGACAGCTGAAACTCCAGCTGATCCTGCGGAAGAAACGGCATAA
- a CDS encoding flagellar hook-basal body complex protein, producing MINSMWSGVSGLRAHQTSMDVIGNDIANVNTVAFKQSDISFEDAFYNSMGSPTADTAGKQVGMGVNVGKITQDFTGGLLQSTGVPTNLGISGDGFFVLKDAAGLQTTYSRAGDFEFNYDSGADALNLRGPDGKYLYGTIGAASGSASSMIALPGDIQDMMISSSGQISYIDSTGSLVENAYTVDIATFPGETGLAQLGGNQYAETAASGQPDFDSTDHTIVQGYLENSNVDLAKEFTEMIVAERGFQANSRTVTTSDSMLQELLSLKR from the coding sequence ATGATAAATAGTATGTGGAGTGGCGTTTCAGGTTTACGTGCGCATCAAACGAGCATGGATGTGATTGGTAATGATATTGCCAATGTTAACACGGTTGCTTTTAAGCAGAGCGATATTTCGTTTGAGGACGCGTTTTATAATTCGATGGGGTCTCCAACGGCCGACACGGCCGGTAAGCAGGTGGGAATGGGCGTGAATGTCGGTAAGATTACGCAGGATTTCACCGGGGGGCTGTTGCAGTCCACCGGAGTTCCTACCAATCTGGGCATTTCGGGCGACGGTTTTTTTGTTCTGAAGGATGCTGCGGGGTTGCAGACCACCTATTCCCGGGCCGGTGATTTTGAATTCAACTATGATTCAGGGGCCGATGCGCTTAATTTGCGGGGGCCGGATGGAAAATATTTATATGGAACGATCGGTGCAGCCTCCGGTTCAGCCAGTTCCATGATTGCGCTGCCGGGGGATATTCAGGACATGATGATTTCGAGCAGCGGCCAGATTTCGTATATCGATTCGACGGGTTCGCTGGTGGAAAATGCGTACACGGTGGATATTGCGACCTTCCCGGGAGAGACCGGCCTTGCACAGCTCGGCGGTAATCAATATGCCGAAACCGCCGCATCGGGACAGCCAGATTTTGATTCTACGGACCACACTATTGTGCAGGGTTATCTCGAAAACTCAAATGTGGACCTGGCGAAAGAGTTCACGGAAATGATTGTGGCTGAACGTGGGTTTCAAGCCAATTCCCGTACGGTGACCACTTCGGATTCGATGCTGCAGGAGCTTTTGAGTCTGAAACGCTAG
- a CDS encoding flagellar FlbD family protein produces MIKVTDLHGVEYSLNAEQIEKVEQNPDTQIMLLNGHRYYVRESIDEIMARVVQYRADCNAARSVPVAEGQKE; encoded by the coding sequence ATGATCAAGGTAACCGACCTGCACGGGGTTGAATATTCGCTGAATGCGGAACAGATCGAGAAAGTAGAGCAGAATCCGGATACCCAGATCATGCTGCTGAACGGACATCGTTATTATGTGCGTGAATCCATTGATGAGATTATGGCGCGGGTTGTTCAGTATCGGGCGGACTGTAACGCAGCTCGATCGGTACCGGTTGCCGAAGGGCAAAAGGAGTAA
- a CDS encoding motility protein A — protein MDIGSIVGAVLGWLLVFIAIAMGGGSGFFNAPSILITVGGAIAATLIHYPLPQVMAVVKVARKALFVKEQDYMTLYDQLTDYAVRARRDGLLALEGDIEQLTDPFMKKGFQMAVDGNTMEVLRSVLEDDLAAMQERHIVGQGIFKALGNYAPAFGMIGTLVGLVAMLQNMSDPKSLGSGMAVALLTTMYGAMVANLVALPTAGKLEQRTMEEVALKTMVIEGIVAIQEGHSPRIVEEKLRAFIPPSIRQKTIKD, from the coding sequence ATGGATATTGGAAGCATAGTTGGTGCAGTGCTGGGATGGCTGCTGGTTTTTATTGCTATTGCGATGGGCGGGGGAAGCGGTTTTTTCAACGCGCCGTCGATTCTTATTACCGTGGGTGGGGCCATTGCCGCGACTCTGATTCACTATCCGCTGCCGCAGGTGATGGCTGTGGTCAAAGTGGCGCGTAAGGCTCTGTTCGTTAAGGAACAGGATTATATGACCCTCTACGATCAGCTGACCGACTATGCGGTGCGGGCGCGCCGCGACGGCTTGCTGGCGCTGGAAGGGGATATTGAGCAGCTTACCGATCCCTTTATGAAAAAAGGTTTTCAGATGGCGGTCGATGGTAACACCATGGAGGTGCTGCGCTCTGTGCTGGAAGACGATCTGGCCGCTATGCAGGAACGTCATATTGTCGGGCAGGGCATTTTCAAGGCATTGGGTAACTATGCGCCGGCCTTTGGGATGATCGGTACTCTGGTGGGTCTGGTGGCCATGTTGCAGAATATGTCCGATCCGAAATCATTGGGTAGCGGTATGGCGGTGGCTTTGCTGACCACAATGTATGGAGCCATGGTTGCCAACCTGGTTGCGCTGCCGACGGCAGGAAAGCTTGAGCAGCGCACGATGGAAGAAGTGGCCCTGAAAACAATGGTGATCGAAGGTATTGTGGCCATTCAGGAAGGGCACAGTCCCCGCATTGTTGAGGAAAAACTTCGTGCGTTCATTCCGCCGAGTATTCGCCAGAAAACGATAAAAGACTAG
- a CDS encoding flagellar motor protein MotB, protein MRKRKEPDQEGCALWIVTFGDAMSLLVAFFVMLVSFADFEEHSLQNMMGALKGGLRAVPLPMATTVGRVETLTETDASETEVSKNASTAMVESSQEVLRNSPARKIIKSNSPDYYLHLLKSGVALVVTRNSAFKSGTAELLTPDHEAWQVATDLMHSVESEIRVAVTLPENVPVRLEGYTTSWGLGIEQALAIQELLFQNGGDRKKISTSVRVVRTMPSGEAADGTVEIRFIGATESKLNTMPGKILRGAWREQGTME, encoded by the coding sequence ATGCGCAAACGTAAAGAACCAGATCAGGAGGGTTGCGCCTTATGGATTGTGACCTTTGGCGACGCGATGTCGCTGCTGGTTGCATTTTTCGTGATGCTGGTGTCGTTTGCTGACTTCGAGGAGCACTCCCTGCAAAATATGATGGGGGCTCTTAAAGGCGGTTTGCGGGCCGTTCCGCTCCCCATGGCAACGACGGTCGGCCGTGTGGAGACGCTGACCGAAACGGACGCCAGTGAGACGGAGGTTTCGAAGAATGCTTCGACCGCGATGGTCGAATCGAGCCAAGAGGTGCTTCGGAATAGCCCTGCCCGGAAAATTATTAAATCCAATTCGCCGGACTATTATCTGCATTTGCTGAAAAGCGGTGTTGCATTGGTGGTCACCCGTAACTCCGCATTTAAGTCGGGAACCGCTGAGCTGTTGACGCCGGATCATGAAGCGTGGCAGGTGGCGACTGATCTGATGCATTCCGTAGAGAGCGAAATTCGTGTTGCGGTCACGCTGCCCGAAAACGTGCCGGTTCGACTGGAGGGATATACCACTTCGTGGGGGCTTGGAATCGAGCAGGCGCTGGCCATTCAGGAGCTGTTGTTTCAGAATGGCGGTGACCGTAAAAAAATAAGCACTTCTGTTCGGGTTGTCCGGACGATGCCTTCCGGCGAGGCGGCGGATGGTACGGTTGAAATCCGTTTTATCGGCGCCACTGAATCGAAGCTGAATACGATGCCCGGAAAAATCCTGCGCGGGGCATGGCGTGAGCAGGGAACCATGGAATAG
- a CDS encoding flagellar basal body-associated FliL family protein yields the protein MAEENDIDKSGTENEGTGKKGKGVILIAVLGVVLIAGGIGTGLVLGKKSRPVVTVPKKNPDTPVIVQFKDLYVNIAETKATRVLKLTVVLELSEEKLTTPLEAHRAIIRDLISEAASRMTIDELEGRNGRSILKREIKNRVNDLVRDRMAGAVIDVYFSDFLIQ from the coding sequence ATGGCTGAAGAAAACGACATTGATAAAAGCGGGACGGAAAACGAGGGGACCGGAAAGAAAGGTAAGGGAGTCATTCTCATTGCTGTTCTGGGCGTCGTTTTGATTGCAGGAGGCATTGGGACCGGACTTGTGCTGGGGAAAAAATCGCGGCCGGTTGTTACTGTGCCGAAGAAAAATCCCGATACACCGGTCATTGTTCAATTCAAAGATCTCTACGTCAATATTGCAGAAACCAAGGCCACCCGAGTGCTCAAGCTTACCGTGGTGCTGGAGCTCAGCGAAGAAAAACTCACCACGCCGCTGGAGGCGCATCGAGCCATCATTCGCGACCTGATATCCGAAGCGGCTTCGCGGATGACGATCGATGAACTGGAAGGGCGCAACGGCCGGAGTATTCTGAAACGTGAAATTAAAAATCGCGTTAATGATTTAGTGCGCGACCGAATGGCCGGCGCGGTGATTGATGTTTATTTTTCGGACTTTTTAATTCAGTAA
- a CDS encoding flagellar motor switch protein FliM: MADQEHNLSPDEMAALRDVAVPEVDAADAGERAARIQVTSYNFRQPGRLSSAQLRALKMVHEFFAKGLSEVPPSGVNLPFELGLLSVETISYSNFMGSLGNPCFMAQLSSRFEQPVLMEIDLRVVHMLIAHILGNKDEEREEEGRKLTSIEQGIAGNWLEGLLPLLGESWTLSAPVDFGLKSIECDPRFVQVMPDDSPVVSLTFRLQVGTVKGQLTLCYPLEPLQEMLEGMSVRMSGGDEDDVEQSGDSTLVSLKGIPFELRAELGHSHIRASQLATLRKGDVLCLDRSIHDPVDVLLGDNVVFEAGLGKKGDNLALQIRKRRKDR; the protein is encoded by the coding sequence ATGGCTGATCAAGAACATAACCTGTCGCCCGATGAAATGGCTGCGCTGCGCGATGTTGCCGTTCCGGAAGTTGATGCAGCGGATGCCGGAGAGCGGGCTGCCCGAATCCAGGTGACCTCGTATAATTTCCGCCAACCCGGTCGGCTGAGCTCAGCTCAGTTGCGGGCATTGAAAATGGTTCATGAATTTTTTGCCAAGGGCCTTTCGGAGGTACCCCCGAGCGGGGTCAATCTTCCGTTTGAGCTCGGGCTGTTGTCGGTGGAGACCATCTCGTACAGCAATTTTATGGGATCGTTGGGAAATCCGTGTTTCATGGCACAGCTTTCGAGTCGTTTTGAGCAACCGGTATTAATGGAAATTGATCTCCGGGTAGTGCACATGCTCATTGCGCATATTCTTGGAAATAAGGATGAGGAACGTGAGGAAGAAGGTAGAAAGCTGACTTCCATTGAGCAGGGAATTGCCGGCAATTGGCTGGAAGGGCTTTTGCCGCTTTTGGGCGAATCCTGGACGCTGTCGGCCCCGGTTGATTTCGGACTCAAAAGCATTGAATGCGATCCGCGATTTGTACAGGTGATGCCGGACGACAGTCCGGTTGTGAGCCTGACTTTCCGGTTGCAGGTTGGAACCGTGAAAGGACAGCTCACACTGTGCTATCCGCTTGAGCCTCTCCAGGAAATGCTTGAAGGCATGAGTGTACGGATGAGCGGGGGCGACGAGGATGATGTTGAGCAGAGCGGCGACAGCACCTTGGTTTCTTTGAAGGGCATCCCTTTTGAATTACGTGCCGAATTGGGACACAGCCACATACGGGCCAGTCAGCTGGCAACACTCAGAAAGGGCGATGTGCTTTGTCTGGATCGGTCGATTCATGATCCGGTGGATGTGTTGCTGGGGGATAATGTGGTATTTGAAGCCGGTCTGGGGAAAAAAGGCGACAATCTGGCCTTGCAGATCCGTAAACGGCGCAAGGATCGATAA
- the fliN gene encoding flagellar motor switch protein FliN, with translation MSAEMNNEQTTAADQVEVHPVSPAPLTEPVEGASEVSEEVNLNMIMDIPVDVHVEVGRTSLPVREFLRLGVGSVLQLDRLVGESADLIINGKLVGRGDVVVVDETFGIRISELAGEKELMSSW, from the coding sequence ATGAGTGCAGAAATGAATAATGAACAAACGACAGCAGCGGATCAGGTTGAAGTGCATCCGGTTTCGCCTGCACCGCTGACTGAACCTGTCGAAGGTGCGAGTGAGGTATCTGAAGAAGTTAATCTCAATATGATTATGGACATTCCGGTCGATGTGCACGTTGAGGTCGGACGTACCAGTTTGCCGGTGAGAGAATTTCTCCGGCTCGGTGTGGGGTCCGTGCTTCAGCTCGATCGGCTGGTCGGTGAATCTGCTGACCTGATAATTAACGGTAAACTGGTCGGCCGCGGTGACGTGGTGGTGGTTGACGAGACTTTTGGAATCCGAATTTCCGAATTGGCGGGCGAGAAGGAACTGATGTCTTCCTGGTAG